In Salinarimonas sp., a genomic segment contains:
- a CDS encoding VWA domain-containing protein has protein sequence MPSLRASRFCRDRKNQKSIAFERNVSSFRKGTRSSCGRPMEAAVMRVRDQLRRARDDRSGAVAIIFALALVPVVAMGGAAVDYSRTQQAASVLQSALDVAAIAAANKGPDLTEAEIEALARTTVEQRLGSETAAVLTGLKAVRADKTISLTGQARISTAFMRVIGVGVMDVHREAQSTYGMQHIDVALVLDNTGSMGQSGKITELKRALCGDTRCSNPNNEQGFVGIMREAAREEDRIRVGLVPFDTTVRMPLDVQEATARATATADTFAAPRNDGYCAGGAGSDDAQRVGIFRFAGRDRNAQRGNPCGSPRPAPATWNGCVWDRDQNRDLDIVDDGQVLTDIRTLHPAVTCRSNSLARIFPLADVWTQNARLVGALADMSPSGNTNLTIGVSWGLALLTAREPFTEAGALPRGVDQGDVLRYMIVLTDGDNTENKSRGSRGAIDDRTLRACRNAKDAGITVITVRVIAGNRNLLRDCASGPEHYYEVSQAAQLTAAFREIADRIGSVRLTQ, from the coding sequence ATGCCATCTCTGCGGGCTTCGAGATTTTGCCGGGATCGAAAAAATCAAAAGTCCATCGCATTTGAACGAAATGTCTCAAGCTTCCGCAAAGGAACTCGGTCTTCCTGTGGGCGACCGATGGAGGCAGCTGTCATGCGAGTTCGGGATCAGCTTCGTCGTGCGCGGGACGACCGCTCGGGTGCGGTCGCGATCATCTTCGCCCTCGCGCTCGTGCCCGTTGTCGCCATGGGCGGCGCGGCAGTGGATTATTCGCGGACGCAGCAGGCGGCCTCGGTCCTCCAATCCGCGCTGGACGTCGCTGCGATCGCGGCCGCGAACAAGGGCCCGGACCTGACCGAGGCCGAGATCGAGGCGCTCGCGCGGACCACCGTCGAGCAGCGGCTCGGGTCGGAGACGGCCGCGGTCCTCACGGGCCTGAAGGCCGTGCGCGCGGACAAGACGATCTCCCTCACCGGCCAGGCGCGGATCTCGACCGCGTTCATGCGCGTCATCGGCGTGGGCGTGATGGACGTCCACCGCGAGGCCCAGTCGACCTACGGCATGCAGCACATCGACGTCGCGCTCGTGCTCGACAACACGGGATCGATGGGCCAGAGCGGCAAGATCACCGAGCTCAAGCGCGCGCTGTGCGGCGATACGCGATGCTCAAACCCGAACAACGAGCAGGGTTTCGTGGGAATCATGCGCGAGGCGGCGCGCGAGGAGGATCGGATCCGGGTCGGTCTCGTGCCGTTCGACACGACGGTGCGCATGCCGCTCGACGTCCAGGAAGCGACCGCCCGCGCGACCGCGACCGCGGACACCTTCGCCGCACCGCGCAACGACGGCTACTGCGCCGGCGGCGCCGGCAGCGACGACGCGCAACGCGTGGGCATCTTCCGCTTCGCGGGACGCGACCGCAACGCCCAGCGGGGCAATCCCTGCGGCTCCCCGCGTCCCGCGCCGGCGACCTGGAACGGCTGCGTCTGGGACCGCGACCAGAACCGCGATCTCGACATCGTGGACGATGGGCAGGTGCTCACGGACATCCGCACGCTGCACCCGGCGGTGACCTGCCGCTCCAACTCGCTCGCGCGCATCTTCCCGCTCGCTGACGTCTGGACGCAGAACGCGCGCCTGGTCGGCGCCCTCGCGGACATGTCCCCGTCGGGCAACACCAACCTGACGATCGGCGTGAGCTGGGGCCTCGCCCTGCTCACCGCGCGCGAGCCCTTCACCGAGGCGGGCGCGCTGCCCAGGGGCGTCGATCAGGGCGACGTCCTGCGCTACATGATCGTTCTCACGGACGGCGACAACACCGAGAACAAGAGCAGGGGCAGCCGCGGCGCGATCGACGACCGGACGCTGCGCGCGTGCCGCAACGCCAAGGACGCGGGGATCACCGTGATCACGGTGCGCGTGATCGCCGGCAACCGCAACCTGCTGCGGGACTGCGCGAGTGGGCCCGAACACTACTACGAAGTCTCCCAGGCCGCGCAGCTGACGGCCGCCTTCCGCGAGATCGCGGACCGTATCGGATCGGTGCGCCTCACCCAGTGA
- a CDS encoding ABC transporter permease has translation MREHDEETMGPSGVARAAGGAAAAVALLVFWEGAVRLFALPAYMLPAPSRIGATLLARWQLILENALVTAAETLIGLAVGAAVGVCAALLIGGSRRARTTIGPLLPMAQAIPVFAIAPLLVTWLGFGLAPKIAMAALIIFFPVASAFYDGLRRVDENLVELARLYGAGPLRLLFMIRAPAALPSLGAGLRVAAGVAPIGAVVGEWVGSAAGLGHLMLHANARAQTDLVFACLIVLALFALALWRATDWAVSRALHWAPETLRG, from the coding sequence ATGCGCGAGCACGACGAGGAGACGATGGGCCCTTCGGGCGTCGCACGCGCGGCGGGCGGCGCGGCAGCGGCGGTCGCGCTGCTCGTTTTCTGGGAAGGCGCCGTGCGCCTCTTCGCGCTTCCCGCCTACATGCTCCCTGCGCCGAGCCGGATCGGCGCGACGCTCCTCGCGCGCTGGCAGCTGATCCTCGAGAACGCGCTCGTCACGGCCGCCGAGACGCTGATCGGGCTCGCCGTCGGCGCGGCGGTCGGCGTGTGCGCGGCCCTGCTCATCGGCGGGTCGCGACGGGCGCGCACGACGATCGGCCCGCTCCTGCCGATGGCGCAGGCGATCCCCGTCTTCGCCATCGCGCCGCTCCTCGTCACCTGGCTCGGCTTCGGGCTCGCGCCGAAGATCGCGATGGCGGCCTTGATCATCTTCTTCCCCGTGGCGAGCGCCTTTTACGACGGCCTGCGCCGCGTCGACGAGAACCTGGTCGAGCTCGCCCGTCTCTACGGCGCGGGTCCGTTGCGCCTGCTGTTCATGATCCGCGCGCCCGCCGCGCTCCCGTCCCTCGGCGCGGGCCTGCGCGTCGCGGCCGGCGTCGCGCCGATCGGCGCCGTCGTCGGCGAATGGGTCGGCAGCGCGGCGGGCCTCGGCCATCTGATGCTGCACGCCAACGCCCGCGCTCAGACGGATCTCGTCTTCGCCTGCCTGATCGTGCTCGCGCTCTTTGCTCTCGCGCTCTGGCGCGCTACGGACTGGGCCGTCTCGCGCGCGCTGCACTGGGCGCCCGAGACGTTGCGGGGCTGA